GCTGGGTGCCTCCCCGGAGGACATTGCCCTCACCACGAACACCACGCACGGGATCAACCTGGGGCTCGGGGCGCTGGACTGGAGGGCGGGGGACGAGGTGATCTCTTCCCTCACCGAGCATCCCGGGTGCCTGGTCCCGCTGCATGGGCTCCGGGAGCGCTACGGGGTGCGGCTGCGGCTTCTGGAGCCCCCGATTACGCCCGGCAGGGTGGCGGCGGAGATGAGGCCGCGAACCCGGCTGGTGGCCCTCTCGCACGTGGACTGGACCACGGGGGAGGCGCTGCCGGTAGAGGAGATCTCGACCCTCACCCGCCGCCGAGGAGTCCTCACCCTGGTGGACGGCGCCCAGTCGGTGGGCGCCGTCCCGGTGAACCTCCCGGAGATCGGAGCGGATCTCTACGCCTTCACCGGGCACAAGTGGCTGCTGGGCCCGGAGGGCATGGGCGGGCTCTACGTGCGGCCCGGCCTGGACCTGCCGAGCCCGAACCTGGGTTACCTCTCGGTGGAGGACCCGTCCTCATTCCGCCCGGAGGGCGGCTACCGGCTGCACCCGGGGGCGCGGCGTTTTGAGTCCTCGACCACGAGCCCGGCGCTGGCGGCGGGCTTCGCGGAGGCCGCCCGGGCGGCCTCAGAAAGGGGCGCGGACCTCTTCGAGGGCATCAGGAACCGGGCCGCCCTTCTCGCTGGCATGCTGGCGGAGCTTCCCAACGTCCGGCTGCGCACTCCTCTCCAGCCGGCCGCGGGGCTGGTGAGCTTCGAGGTGGAGGGCGTCGGGGCGGACGAGGCGGTGGCCCGGCTGCTGGAGCGGCGCTTCGTCCTGAGGCGACTGCCCTCGGGGAGCCTGCGGGCGAGCACCCACCTCTTCAACACCGAGGAGGAGCTGGAAGGTTTGGTCCGGGCGGTGCGGGAGCTCTCCTAGGAGAGGCTCTTCTTCCGGCGCAGGCTGAGGAGCAGCTCGGCGGCCTCCGGGACCCCCGGCACGAGATGATCGGGATCCGCCGCCCGCAGCGCGGCCTCCGGGAACGCTCCCCATCCGACGGCCACGCTCCTTATGCCCGCGGCCTTCGCGGCGGCCACGTCGAAGGGCGAGTCCCCGACGTAGGCGGCCTCGCCGGGCCGGGCGCCGAGGAGCTCGAGCGCCCGCAGGAGCGGCTCGGGGTCCGGCTTGTGCCGGGAGGTGTCCTCCATGGTCACGAAGTGCTCCACGAGCTCGCCCAGCCAGGGGAAGAGCCGGAGCGCCATCTCCACGGCCACGCGGCGCTTGGAGGTCACCACCGCCAGCCGCACGCCGCTCTCCGTCAGCCGCCGGAGAGCCTCCTCCACCCCGGGGAACTCCCGGATCAGGTCGTCGTGGTGAGTGTGGTTGTGCTCCCGGTAGACCTCAAGAAGCTCGGCGGCCCGCCCGGGATCGAGAAGCTCCATCTGGCGTGGCAGGGGCTGCCCCACGTTGGCGAGCAAAACCTCCCGCGGCAGCTCCCGGCCGAGG
The Rubrobacter xylanophilus genome window above contains:
- a CDS encoding aminotransferase class V-fold PLP-dependent enzyme, yielding MHGTAIISAWFRSPRPTRGGCAIDRSEIPALDGNDYAYLNSGASGPPTRRVLKAARAAEELCCGPAYLEGPGFFARCAAFVERAREAAAHLLGASPEDIALTTNTTHGINLGLGALDWRAGDEVISSLTEHPGCLVPLHGLRERYGVRLRLLEPPITPGRVAAEMRPRTRLVALSHVDWTTGEALPVEEISTLTRRRGVLTLVDGAQSVGAVPVNLPEIGADLYAFTGHKWLLGPEGMGGLYVRPGLDLPSPNLGYLSVEDPSSFRPEGGYRLHPGARRFESSTTSPALAAGFAEAARAASERGADLFEGIRNRAALLAGMLAELPNVRLRTPLQPAAGLVSFEVEGVGADEAVARLLERRFVLRRLPSGSLRASTHLFNTEEELEGLVRAVRELS
- a CDS encoding HAD-IA family hydrolase, whose product is MRLEVALFDFDGTLVDTTELIHQSMRHAVREVLGRELPREVLLANVGQPLPRQMELLDPGRAAELLEVYREHNHTHHDDLIREFPGVEEALRRLTESGVRLAVVTSKRRVAVEMALRLFPWLGELVEHFVTMEDTSRHKPDPEPLLRALELLGARPGEAAYVGDSPFDVAAAKAAGIRSVAVGWGAFPEAALRAADPDHLVPGVPEAAELLLSLRRKKSLS